One window of Suricata suricatta isolate VVHF042 chromosome 6, meerkat_22Aug2017_6uvM2_HiC, whole genome shotgun sequence genomic DNA carries:
- the LOC115294050 gene encoding olfactory receptor 2A12-like, whose amino-acid sequence MAQENASTITELVLVGFSNHPQAELPLFFLFSVVYLISLFGNTVIIFLVVIDSCLQTPMYFFLCHLAFLNIFYTTTVVPKMLFNLLAPKKVISYDLCLAQTYISLLMGAAECIILALMALDRYVAICYPLRYLLIMNWPMCVRLAVGAWTISFFASVVPLYFTILPLCGPYIVDHIFCEVPVLLHMFCADTSLQETMMVIGASGTLLLPFLLITLSYLRILVAVMRMHSAEGRKKAFSTCSSHLTVVTIYYGTGMFMYMRPKSLYSAEGDKLISLFYAVINPALNPLIYSLRNKEVKGALKRLLERWSVSQMQKTLF is encoded by the coding sequence ATGGCTCAGGAAAACGCCAGCACAATCACTGAGTTGGTCCTTGTAGGGTTTTCGAATCACCCTCAAGCTGAgctccccctcttcttcctcttctctgtggtCTACCTGATCAGTCTCTTTGGAAACACAGTGATCATCTTTTTGGTGGTAATTGATTCTTGTCTCCAGACacccatgtattttttcctctgccACTTGGCCTTCCTGAACATATTTTACACCACAACTGTGGTCCCCAAGATGCTCTTTAACCTCCTTGCTCCTAAGAAAGTCATCTCTTATGATCTCTGTCTTGCCCAGACCTACATCTCCCTGTTAATGGGAGCAGCTGAATGCATTATTCTGGCACTCATGGCTCTGGACCGTTATGTGGCCATTTGTTACCCTCTGCGATACTTGCTCATCATGAACTGGCCTATGTGTGTGCGGCTTGCTGTGGGAGCGTGGACCATCAGCTTCTTTGCCTCCGTGGTGCCCCTCTACTTCACCATACTTCCCTTGTGTGGTCCTTATATTGTTGACCATATTTTTTGTGAAGTACCTGTTCTCCTTCATATGTTCTGTGCTGATACATCCCTGCAGGAGACAATGATGGTGATAGGGGCATCTGGTACCCTCTTGCTCCCCTTCCTCCTTATTACTCTCTCCTACCTCCGCATACTGGTTGCTGTGATGAGGATGCACTcagcagaaggcaggaagaaggCTTTCTCCACCTGCAGCTCCCATCTGACCGTGGTGACCATTTATTATGGGACAGGTATGTTCATGTACATGAGGCCCAAATCTCTATATTCAGCTGAAGGCGATAAATTGATCTCCTTGTTCTATGCTGTCATCAACCCTGCTTTGAACCCACTAATCTATAGTCTGAGGAACAAGGAAGTGAAAGGAGCCTTGAAGAGACTTTTAGAAAGATGGTCCGTGTCCCAAATGCAAAAGACACTCTTTTGA
- the LOC115294053 gene encoding olfactory receptor 1020-like → MVNQSTVAQFILKGFSDIPTVNAVCTAIFLVIYTFGILGNFSVITVITKDCHLHTPMYFFLKNLSFLDVCYISTTVPKAIVNTILGSEEISFLECVVQLYLFFTLAGTECFLLTAMAYDRCTAIYRPLLYEITMNRSLCWVLVSSAWICGAFYSIFHVINTFSLPFCGPNVIDHFFCDIPPVMRLSCVDYHTNEKWSFIYNSCIILGAFVLTLISYICIISTITKIQHVQGRWKAFSTCSCHLTTILLFYGTGSSMYLKPTSDYSPIQGRLAAVFYSIITPTLNPVIYCLRNKEMKVALKKVFYQVQGKK, encoded by the coding sequence ATGGTGAATCAGAGCACAGTAGCACAATTTATTCTGAAGGGTTTCTCAGACATCCCCACTGTAAATGCTGTATGCACAGCTATTTTTCTGGTCATCTACACCTTTGGGATCCTGGGGAATTTCTCTGTCATCACAGTGATTACCAAAGATTGTCACCTTCATAcacccatgtatttcttcctaaaGAATTTGTCCTTCCTAGATGTGTGCTACATATCCACCACAGTGCCTAAGGCCATTGTCAATACCATCTTGGGTTCAGAAGAGATTTCCTTCCTAGAGTGTGTTGTCCagctctatttatttttcaccCTGGCAGGCACTGAGTGCTTCTTGCTTACggccatggcctatgaccgttGTACAGCCATCTATAGGCCCCTTCTCTATGAGATCACAATGAACAGGAGCCTCTGCTGGGTGCTGGTTTCCAGTGCCTGGATTTGTGGGGCTTTCTATTCCATCTTCCATGTCATCaacaccttctctctccctttctgtggtCCTAATGTTATAGATCACTTCTTCTGTGATATTCCTCCTGTCATGAGGCTCTCCTGTGTTGACTATCACACAAATGAAAAATGGAGTTTTATCTATAACAGCTGCATTATCCTGGGGGCCTTTGTTCTCACACTAATCTCTTACATATGCATCATTTCCACCATCACCAAGATTCAGCATGTGCAGGGCCGCTGGAAAGCCTTCTCCACTTGTTCTTGTCATCTGACCACGATTCTCCTATTTTATGGAACTGGAAGCTCCATGTACCTGAAACCTACCTCTGACTATTCTCCTATCCAAGGGCGACTGGCTGCTGTGTTTTATTCCATCATCACACCCACCTTGAATCCTGTCATCTATTGTCTgaggaacaaagaaatgaaagtagcTCTTAAGAAAGTGTTCTATCAAgtacaggggaaaaaatga